In the genome of Myxococcus stipitatus, one region contains:
- a CDS encoding FRG domain-containing protein: MREHRVTTWLELQDALFAGSWNEQLGRHRSSFVFRGMPFVEHDLSTALNRQGMFIRQERDLLRAFRKYARGTTHEPLDSVWDWLALAQHHGLPTRMLDWTFSPYVALHFLTEDAELRKEDGVVWCVDYRETNRLLPRPLKALLRREGADVFTGDMLAEVAGSIPELDRLTDHPFVLFFEPPSLDARIINQFALFSVMNGPELSLDTFLEKRKKGVRRLIIPSALKWEVRDKLDQANVTERVLFPGLDGLSRWLRRYYSPRPL, from the coding sequence ATGCGAGAGCACCGCGTCACCACGTGGCTGGAGCTCCAGGACGCGCTGTTCGCGGGCTCCTGGAACGAGCAGCTGGGGCGTCACCGCTCCAGCTTCGTCTTCCGGGGCATGCCCTTCGTCGAGCATGACCTGTCCACCGCGCTCAACCGCCAGGGCATGTTCATCCGCCAGGAGCGCGACCTGCTGCGCGCCTTCCGCAAGTACGCGCGGGGCACCACGCACGAGCCCCTGGACTCCGTCTGGGATTGGCTGGCCCTGGCCCAGCACCACGGCCTGCCCACGCGCATGCTCGACTGGACCTTCAGCCCCTACGTCGCGCTGCACTTCCTCACCGAGGACGCGGAGCTGAGGAAGGAGGACGGGGTGGTGTGGTGCGTGGACTACCGCGAGACCAACCGCCTGCTCCCCCGTCCGCTCAAGGCGCTGCTGCGGCGCGAGGGCGCGGATGTCTTCACCGGGGACATGCTGGCGGAGGTGGCCGGCTCCATCCCGGAGCTGGACCGGCTGACGGACCACCCCTTCGTCCTCTTCTTCGAGCCGCCCTCGCTGGATGCGCGCATCATCAACCAGTTCGCCCTCTTCTCGGTGATGAACGGGCCGGAGCTGAGCCTGGACACCTTCCTCGAGAAGCGGAAGAAGGGCGTGCGCCGGCTCATCATCCCCTCCGCCCTCAAGTGGGAGGTGCGCGACAAGCTGGACCAGGCCAACGTCACCGAGCGCGTGCTCTTCCCCGGGCTGGACGGACTGAGCCGCTGGCTGCGGCGCTACTACAGCCCGCGGCCTCTCTGA
- a CDS encoding pilus assembly protein — protein MFSLLRRLRRDERGQALVIGAVAMLVLAVTVMASVSIGHGVYEKIKLQDAADAQAYSLAVKEARAYNFLAYTNRAMVVHYSAMLTFMSYVSHALYLDMTIGKIASIAQYIPGIGAVFAAVRQVIKAWKAAVEGVARVLIPLLSLLNLALWLAQEAMMLGTLKDLMLAANADTLRGTDPRAKPGASMSKGAPLDVLRGKPSLNAANMKNFLHIIDDGPSSRAASFDLLDPTGLTKRANLLNKNKNKLSDPDMAKYRLLMGNLVNGARREWTAVGKNVFLIGRRWYLGIRIPYLPGVTINKVADSQVKSFDENFEDNRRDQLYASDDIRIQFTPMFNPLRPNKGWKDLLNLNFRAAADNQGGFHQTYGNRKTNDHHQWMGLTPFFTADTSFVDPWHNHFSYPCNITVLSKDMIPQGAGSPKQPFHLENLRGGDGFMTDSRSGKLDDASTNVRGGFLDITWALAGGNGKRAENFREQTGGMMALSVGRAIYHRPGDWQEEPNFFNPLWTARLAPAKTHWEEQALRNVIPGLHTAQSDFADALNY, from the coding sequence ATGTTTTCTCTGCTGCGAAGACTGCGCCGGGACGAGCGAGGCCAGGCCCTGGTCATCGGCGCGGTGGCCATGCTCGTGCTCGCCGTCACCGTGATGGCCTCGGTCAGCATCGGCCACGGCGTCTACGAGAAGATCAAGCTCCAGGACGCCGCCGATGCGCAGGCGTACTCCCTCGCGGTGAAGGAGGCCCGGGCGTACAACTTCCTGGCCTACACCAACCGCGCGATGGTGGTTCATTACTCGGCCATGCTCACCTTCATGTCGTACGTGAGCCATGCCCTGTACCTGGACATGACCATCGGGAAGATTGCGTCCATCGCGCAGTACATCCCTGGCATCGGCGCCGTCTTCGCGGCCGTCAGACAGGTCATCAAAGCCTGGAAGGCCGCCGTGGAGGGGGTGGCCAGGGTCCTCATCCCCCTCCTCTCGCTCCTCAACCTGGCGCTCTGGCTCGCCCAGGAAGCCATGATGCTGGGGACCCTGAAGGACCTGATGCTGGCGGCCAACGCGGACACGCTCCGAGGCACGGACCCTCGAGCGAAACCCGGGGCCTCCATGAGCAAGGGGGCGCCGCTCGATGTGCTGCGCGGCAAGCCCAGCCTCAACGCCGCCAACATGAAGAACTTCCTGCACATCATCGACGACGGCCCCTCGAGCCGCGCCGCGAGCTTCGACCTGCTGGACCCGACGGGCCTCACCAAGCGCGCCAACCTGCTGAACAAGAACAAGAACAAGCTGTCCGACCCCGACATGGCCAAGTACCGGCTGCTGATGGGCAACCTGGTCAACGGCGCGCGGCGCGAGTGGACCGCCGTCGGCAAGAACGTCTTCCTCATCGGGCGCAGGTGGTATCTGGGGATTCGCATCCCGTACCTGCCTGGAGTCACGATCAACAAGGTGGCGGACAGCCAGGTCAAGAGCTTCGACGAGAACTTCGAGGACAACCGCCGGGACCAGCTCTACGCCTCCGACGACATCCGCATCCAGTTCACGCCCATGTTCAATCCCCTGAGGCCGAACAAGGGCTGGAAGGACCTCCTCAACCTCAACTTCCGCGCCGCCGCGGACAACCAGGGGGGCTTCCACCAGACCTACGGCAACCGCAAGACGAACGACCACCACCAGTGGATGGGCCTCACGCCCTTCTTCACGGCGGACACGAGCTTCGTCGACCCGTGGCACAACCACTTCAGCTACCCGTGCAACATCACCGTGTTGTCCAAGGACATGATTCCCCAGGGGGCCGGAAGCCCGAAGCAGCCCTTCCACCTGGAGAACCTGCGGGGCGGCGATGGCTTCATGACGGACTCCCGCTCCGGCAAGCTCGATGACGCGAGCACGAACGTCCGAGGCGGGTTCCTGGACATCACCTGGGCACTGGCGGGCGGCAACGGCAAGCGGGCCGAGAACTTCCGCGAGCAGACCGGCGGCATGATGGCCCTCTCGGTGGGCCGCGCCATCTACCACCGCCCCGGCGACTGGCAGGAGGAGCCCAACTTCTTCAACCCGCTGTGGACCGCGCGCCTCGCCCCCGCGAAGACCCACTGGGAAGAGCAGGCGCTGCGCAACGTGATTCCCGGGCTGCACACCGCGCAGTCGGACTTCGCCGACGCCCTCAACTACTGA
- a CDS encoding hybrid sensor histidine kinase/response regulator codes for MNEIGTVERPLRLLLVEDNPGDALLLQEELREVGTTHFEVLHVERLAEAVRMVSQEGRVDAVLLDLSLPDGHGLGNIPPLLQAAPSVPLVVLTGTDDERLAVRAVHEGAQDYLVKGQVSGPLLVRALRYAIERKRVEEGLKREEAARRTAAFREQFLGILGHDLRNPLQAISGNASLLLRHGGLSEPQRKAINRISISADRMARMINDLLDFTRTRLGAGYVLDRARMNLHEVLRQVVEELEVAHPRRQFELRLMGNGWGDWDADRIAQAASNLVGNAVQYSPEDTTVRVAVADAEDGVRVEVHNWGLPIPAERLTSIFDPFVRAQDLRGARRNGLGLGLYITHEIVRAHGGLVGVSSSSEAGTCFWLLLPRQFVTPAPVG; via the coding sequence ATGAACGAGATTGGCACGGTGGAGCGACCCCTGCGCCTGCTCCTGGTGGAGGACAACCCAGGGGACGCGCTGCTGCTCCAGGAGGAGCTGCGCGAGGTGGGCACCACGCACTTCGAGGTGCTGCACGTGGAGCGCCTCGCGGAGGCGGTGCGCATGGTGAGCCAGGAGGGCCGCGTGGACGCGGTGCTGCTGGACCTGTCGCTGCCGGACGGGCACGGGCTGGGCAACATCCCTCCTTTGCTCCAGGCCGCGCCGTCGGTGCCCCTGGTGGTGCTCACCGGCACGGATGACGAGCGCCTGGCGGTGCGCGCGGTCCACGAGGGCGCGCAGGACTATCTCGTGAAGGGCCAGGTGTCGGGCCCGCTGCTGGTGCGCGCGCTGCGGTATGCGATCGAACGCAAGAGGGTGGAGGAGGGCCTCAAGCGAGAGGAGGCCGCGCGGCGCACGGCGGCGTTCCGCGAGCAGTTCCTGGGCATCCTCGGTCATGACCTGCGCAATCCGCTCCAGGCCATCTCCGGCAACGCGTCCCTGCTCCTGCGCCACGGCGGGTTGAGCGAGCCGCAGCGCAAGGCCATCAACCGCATCTCCATCTCCGCGGACCGCATGGCGCGGATGATCAACGACCTCCTGGACTTCACGCGCACGCGGCTGGGCGCGGGCTACGTGCTGGACCGCGCGAGGATGAACCTGCACGAGGTGCTGCGGCAGGTGGTGGAGGAGCTGGAGGTGGCGCACCCTCGGCGCCAGTTCGAGCTGCGGCTGATGGGCAACGGCTGGGGAGACTGGGACGCGGACCGCATCGCGCAGGCGGCGTCGAACCTGGTGGGCAACGCCGTGCAGTACTCCCCCGAGGACACCACCGTGCGCGTGGCGGTGGCGGACGCGGAGGACGGCGTGCGGGTGGAGGTCCACAACTGGGGCCTGCCCATTCCCGCCGAGCGGCTGACGTCCATCTTCGACCCCTTCGTGCGCGCGCAGGACCTGCGCGGCGCGCGACGCAACGGCCTGGGGCTGGGGCTCTACATCACCCACGAAATCGTGCGCGCCCACGGCGGCCTGGTGGGCGTGTCGTCCTCGTCCGAGGCGGGGACGTGCTTCTGGCTCCTGTTGCCTCGGCAGTTCGTCACCCCGGCGCCGGTCGGCTGA
- a CDS encoding GAF domain-containing protein translates to MSLSEDLFQGELSSQVLENLPQLVWMSRADGHHIYFNQRWYSFTGLTREQSVGEGWRRVIHPDDLGAASERWAHVLRTGELYEVEMRCRRHDGTWRWMLVRGNPLKDADGRILQWFGTVTDIEEPKRASESMYFLAEAGALLSSSALDLEGTLISLARLVVPQLADWCTVELKEEDGGSRQVAVAHVDPSRVRLAEEVRERYPPKPDDPYGVVAVLRTGKPVLLETISEEVLSAGSWGAEHLRILRELGLRSSMVLPLKARGRILGALTLVTAESGRRFGAQDLALGEQLASRAALSVDTARLHRETQVALRRSQEERRTAQTLLRIGASLASELDPGVLVRRILDETVALTGAEFGAFLERRGEAGPRDGERLDALSGAPPEVLASLSRPRDTALFGPTFRGEGTRLYEDVTRDALVPAPAGLPPVRGFLAVPVKGRSGEVLGGLFFGHSEPAHFREPHVRLVEGVAAQAAVALDNARLYRDALQAEERFRSLVTATSQAVWVTPPDGLVAEDSPSWRDYTGQTFEEWKGEGWLNAIHPEDRAAAARAWRAAVTDVRPYEVECRMLRPDGSYSPTLSRAVPVLTSDGAVREWVGTNTDMTAQRRVEEGLRRLDREQRARRLEALRAEVSGAMGREGSVGDILQSCAEALVRNLDAQVARLWLYSRDTAMLELVGNAGPSAPPREKWARLSIHGPSLVAEVARTREQVWVEPLEEDPRVLDRTWVRALGVRSFAGIPLQVRGQLVGVMGLYSRNPLGEDAVAALATVADALAQGLERRRAEESLRQRARELARSNEELQQFAYVASHDLQEPLRMVAGYTQLLARRYQGKLDADADTFIHYAVDGVARMQRLIQDLLAYSRVGTQGREPRPVDAGAALERAKANLQVALRESGADFRAGPLPGVLADETQLVQLFQNLIGNALKFHGAAPPRVEVAAEVRGAEARFTVRDWGIGIAPEDFERIFVIFQRLHGPEAFAGTGLGLAICKKIVERLGGRIGVESRPGEGSTFWFTLPIAPGEGEAPA, encoded by the coding sequence ATGTCTCTGTCCGAGGACTTGTTCCAAGGAGAGCTCTCCTCGCAGGTCTTGGAGAACCTCCCCCAGCTCGTGTGGATGAGCCGTGCCGACGGGCACCACATCTATTTCAATCAGCGCTGGTACAGCTTCACGGGGCTGACCCGGGAGCAGTCCGTGGGAGAGGGCTGGCGCAGGGTCATCCACCCGGATGACCTGGGGGCGGCGAGCGAGCGGTGGGCCCACGTGCTGCGCACCGGCGAGCTCTACGAAGTGGAGATGCGCTGTCGCCGGCATGACGGGACGTGGCGCTGGATGCTCGTCCGCGGCAACCCGCTCAAGGACGCGGACGGACGCATCCTCCAGTGGTTCGGCACCGTGACGGATATCGAAGAGCCCAAGCGCGCCTCGGAGTCCATGTACTTCCTGGCGGAGGCGGGGGCGCTCCTGTCCTCGTCAGCGTTGGACCTGGAGGGCACCCTGATTTCGCTCGCCAGGCTGGTGGTGCCTCAGCTGGCGGACTGGTGCACGGTGGAGCTGAAGGAGGAGGACGGCGGCTCGCGCCAGGTGGCGGTGGCCCACGTGGACCCCAGCCGGGTGAGGCTGGCGGAGGAGGTCCGCGAGCGCTATCCGCCGAAGCCGGATGACCCGTATGGCGTGGTGGCGGTCCTGCGCACCGGCAAGCCCGTGCTGCTGGAGACCATCTCCGAGGAGGTCCTGTCGGCCGGGTCCTGGGGCGCCGAGCACCTGCGCATCCTGCGGGAGCTGGGGCTGCGCTCGTCGATGGTGCTGCCGCTGAAGGCGCGAGGCCGCATCCTGGGGGCACTCACGCTGGTGACGGCCGAGTCCGGACGGCGCTTCGGCGCGCAGGACCTGGCCCTGGGCGAACAGCTAGCGTCGCGCGCCGCGCTGTCGGTGGACACCGCGCGCCTGCACCGAGAGACGCAGGTCGCGCTGCGCCGCAGCCAGGAGGAGCGCCGCACCGCGCAGACGCTGCTGCGCATCGGCGCGTCGCTGGCCTCGGAGCTGGACCCGGGTGTGCTCGTGCGCCGCATCCTGGATGAGACGGTGGCGCTCACCGGCGCGGAGTTCGGCGCCTTCCTGGAGCGCCGAGGCGAGGCGGGGCCCCGGGACGGGGAGCGGCTCGATGCGCTGAGCGGCGCGCCCCCGGAGGTGCTGGCCTCGCTGTCCAGGCCGCGCGACACGGCCCTGTTCGGTCCGACCTTCCGAGGCGAGGGGACGCGCTTGTATGAGGACGTGACGCGGGACGCGCTCGTGCCGGCGCCCGCGGGGCTACCTCCCGTGCGAGGCTTCCTCGCCGTGCCCGTGAAGGGCCGCTCCGGCGAGGTGCTGGGCGGGCTGTTCTTCGGGCACTCGGAGCCGGCGCACTTCCGCGAGCCCCACGTGCGGCTGGTGGAGGGCGTGGCGGCGCAGGCCGCGGTGGCGCTGGACAACGCGCGGCTGTACCGCGACGCGCTGCAAGCCGAGGAGCGCTTCCGCTCGCTGGTGACGGCCACCTCGCAGGCGGTGTGGGTGACGCCGCCGGATGGACTCGTCGCCGAGGACAGCCCTTCGTGGCGCGACTACACCGGACAGACGTTCGAGGAGTGGAAGGGGGAGGGCTGGCTCAACGCCATCCATCCGGAGGACCGGGCGGCGGCGGCCCGCGCGTGGCGTGCCGCGGTGACGGACGTGCGCCCCTATGAGGTGGAGTGCCGGATGCTCCGTCCGGATGGCTCGTACTCCCCCACGCTGTCGCGCGCGGTGCCGGTGCTCACGTCGGACGGCGCGGTGCGCGAGTGGGTGGGGACGAACACGGACATGACGGCGCAGCGCCGCGTGGAGGAGGGCCTGCGCCGGTTGGACCGGGAGCAGCGGGCCCGGCGGCTGGAGGCGCTGCGCGCGGAGGTGAGCGGCGCGATGGGGCGCGAGGGCTCGGTGGGCGACATCCTCCAGAGCTGCGCGGAGGCGTTGGTGCGCAACCTGGATGCACAAGTGGCGCGGCTGTGGCTGTACTCGCGAGACACCGCGATGCTGGAGCTGGTGGGCAACGCGGGACCGTCCGCGCCCCCTCGGGAGAAGTGGGCGCGCCTGTCCATTCACGGGCCCAGCCTGGTGGCAGAGGTGGCGCGCACGCGCGAGCAGGTCTGGGTGGAGCCGCTGGAGGAGGACCCTCGCGTGCTGGACAGGACGTGGGTGCGGGCGCTGGGCGTGCGCTCGTTCGCCGGGATTCCCTTGCAGGTGCGCGGGCAGCTGGTGGGCGTCATGGGGCTCTACAGCCGCAACCCGCTGGGCGAGGACGCGGTGGCGGCGCTGGCCACGGTGGCGGACGCGCTGGCGCAGGGGCTGGAGCGGCGCCGCGCGGAGGAGTCCCTGCGTCAGCGCGCGCGGGAGCTGGCGCGCTCCAACGAGGAGCTCCAGCAGTTCGCCTATGTGGCCTCGCACGACCTGCAGGAGCCGCTGCGCATGGTGGCCGGCTACACGCAGCTGCTGGCCCGGCGCTACCAGGGCAAGCTGGACGCGGACGCGGACACCTTCATCCACTACGCGGTGGACGGCGTCGCGCGCATGCAGCGGCTCATCCAGGACCTGCTCGCCTATTCCCGCGTGGGCACGCAGGGGCGGGAGCCTCGGCCGGTGGACGCGGGGGCGGCGCTGGAGCGCGCGAAGGCCAACCTCCAGGTGGCGCTGCGCGAGTCGGGCGCGGACTTCCGGGCGGGGCCGCTGCCGGGGGTGCTCGCGGACGAGACGCAGCTGGTGCAGCTGTTCCAGAACCTCATCGGCAACGCGCTCAAGTTCCACGGCGCCGCGCCGCCTCGGGTGGAGGTGGCGGCGGAGGTGCGGGGCGCCGAGGCGCGCTTCACGGTGCGGGACTGGGGCATCGGCATCGCGCCGGAGGACTTCGAGCGCATCTTCGTCATCTTCCAGCGCCTGCATGGCCCGGAGGCCTTCGCCGGGACGGGCCTGGGGCTCGCCATCTGCAAGAAAATCGTCGAGCGCCTGGGCGGGCGCATCGGCGTGGAGTCGCGTCCGGGCGAGGGGAGCACGTTCTGGTTCACCCTCCCCATCGCCCCCGGGGAAGGCGAGGCGCCCGCATGA
- the traC gene encoding outer membrane exchange accessory lipoprotein TraC: protein MNPRSALGALALASLLALTACSAFSRAVKEGDAASEQQKWADAEAAYLRALAADPEASEVTVKLREVRKAWSQVVLEEARSVRVSGDLDGTMKRLVRALELDAENAVAREFLGTTLDERVAVGLAALKEDKLQEARTELDAVLAVAPDHAGAKKGVDAVQVAWAKRWFTTGDGLEKAGKLGNALVAYVRADQERVGATAARERAEVVRAKLRDEVAFLVVATPVEDHAGAPDVAQRLGAGRLASVLPTQLPLRVVTEAPEGREGVKLDLSLERVLPLKAMEEAQRSHRYLAGKMSVPNPRRASFETKLLQAERQQEEVDRKQAAALREYLRFQGELTTLREGAERCRDRERRECLDALRECGEAAMDAKSPGQLPSDCSPARCASGLCAKEEQLLTQKVFAVKEKEKQLEAALERAETQRVDVRRHRDTVFREPVTVEEPMYSDFVYDVQLHRLTVTASVTAVMRDLLKSQVPAPRTEDFAATHEDLAHKGYDRYGVLADPVQLRNELELRVEVGDKAVADLARRVKERFDEYRGKRVEDARRGMVRPGAEDVVETAVRALLLTADAPPPDILQPLARARGLNRPETLLGL from the coding sequence GTGAATCCTCGCAGCGCGCTGGGTGCGCTGGCCCTGGCTTCGCTGCTTGCCCTGACGGCCTGTTCGGCCTTCTCGCGAGCGGTGAAGGAGGGAGACGCCGCCAGCGAGCAGCAGAAGTGGGCGGACGCCGAGGCGGCCTACCTGCGCGCGCTGGCCGCGGACCCGGAGGCGTCCGAAGTCACCGTGAAGCTGCGCGAGGTGCGCAAGGCATGGAGCCAGGTGGTGCTGGAGGAGGCGCGGAGCGTGCGTGTCTCTGGGGACCTGGACGGCACCATGAAGCGGCTGGTGCGGGCGCTGGAGCTGGACGCGGAGAACGCCGTGGCGCGCGAGTTCCTGGGCACGACGCTGGATGAGCGCGTGGCGGTGGGCCTGGCGGCGCTCAAGGAGGACAAGCTCCAGGAGGCGCGCACGGAGCTGGACGCGGTGCTGGCGGTGGCGCCGGACCATGCGGGCGCGAAGAAGGGCGTGGACGCGGTGCAGGTGGCGTGGGCGAAGCGCTGGTTCACGACGGGCGACGGGCTGGAGAAGGCGGGCAAGCTGGGCAACGCGCTGGTGGCCTACGTGCGCGCGGACCAGGAGCGCGTGGGCGCCACCGCGGCGCGGGAGCGGGCGGAGGTGGTGCGCGCGAAGCTGCGCGACGAGGTGGCCTTCCTCGTGGTGGCCACGCCCGTGGAGGACCATGCGGGCGCGCCGGACGTGGCGCAGCGGCTGGGCGCGGGACGGCTGGCGTCGGTGCTCCCCACGCAGCTCCCCCTGCGCGTCGTCACGGAGGCCCCGGAGGGCCGCGAGGGCGTGAAGCTGGACCTGTCGCTGGAGCGGGTGCTGCCGCTCAAGGCGATGGAGGAGGCACAGCGCTCGCACCGCTACCTCGCCGGGAAGATGTCCGTGCCCAACCCCCGCCGCGCCAGCTTCGAGACGAAGCTCCTCCAGGCCGAGCGTCAGCAGGAGGAGGTGGACCGCAAGCAGGCGGCGGCCCTGCGCGAGTACCTGCGCTTCCAGGGCGAGCTCACCACGCTGCGCGAGGGCGCCGAGCGCTGCCGCGACCGCGAGCGCCGCGAGTGCCTGGACGCGCTGCGCGAGTGCGGCGAGGCCGCCATGGACGCGAAGAGCCCCGGCCAGCTCCCCAGCGACTGCAGCCCCGCGCGGTGCGCCAGCGGGCTGTGCGCGAAGGAGGAGCAGCTGCTGACGCAGAAGGTGTTCGCGGTGAAGGAGAAGGAGAAGCAGCTGGAGGCCGCGCTGGAGCGCGCGGAGACGCAGCGCGTGGACGTGCGGCGCCACCGCGACACCGTCTTCCGCGAGCCCGTCACCGTGGAGGAGCCCATGTACTCGGACTTCGTCTACGACGTGCAGCTGCACCGCCTCACCGTGACGGCCTCCGTCACCGCGGTGATGCGAGACCTCCTCAAGTCGCAGGTCCCCGCGCCTCGCACGGAGGACTTCGCCGCGACGCACGAGGACCTGGCCCACAAGGGCTACGACCGGTACGGCGTGCTGGCGGACCCGGTGCAGCTGCGCAACGAGCTGGAGCTGCGCGTGGAGGTGGGGGACAAGGCTGTCGCCGACCTGGCTCGCCGCGTGAAGGAGCGCTTCGACGAGTACCGGGGCAAGCGCGTGGAGGACGCCCGCCGAGGCATGGTGCGCCCGGGCGCGGAGGACGTGGTGGAGACCGCCGTGCGCGCGCTCCTGCTCACCGCCGACGCGCCCCCGCCCGACATCCTCCAGCCCCTGGCCCGGGCGCGCGGCCTCAACCGCCCCGAGACACTGCTGGGCCTGTAG
- a CDS encoding TadE family protein, with product MHSYNQPRISSGQSGQAAVETAIIAPMMVFMVLGIIQLGMVHNARLMTEYGAYRAVRAGIVNHGDCMLMEKAALASLLPTLPPLPGQSGRVDTVDFAVQVHRKFSARLFSSRLMKTFYTDVGLPLFRVDVLNPRKSDLEELFGTYGSAMSAREIDYDDVRDDRVIDANLLSVRLTYFYELRIPFANWQLHSFYLGREYLDQLKGFQFENQRVGGQSATRFLQNQGRSKDADHARIVSLAQLGGTKRRYVMPLVATWSMRMQSNLFNNDQTGPGRCAVDG from the coding sequence ATGCACTCGTACAATCAACCCAGAATCTCTTCCGGACAGTCCGGACAGGCCGCCGTGGAGACGGCCATCATCGCGCCGATGATGGTCTTCATGGTGCTCGGCATCATCCAGTTGGGCATGGTGCACAACGCCCGGCTGATGACGGAGTACGGCGCCTATCGGGCCGTGCGGGCCGGCATCGTCAACCACGGCGACTGCATGCTCATGGAGAAGGCGGCGCTCGCCTCGCTCCTGCCCACGCTGCCGCCACTGCCGGGGCAGAGTGGCCGCGTAGACACCGTGGACTTCGCCGTCCAGGTGCACAGGAAGTTCAGCGCGCGGCTGTTCTCCTCCCGCCTGATGAAGACGTTCTACACGGACGTGGGGCTGCCCCTGTTCCGGGTGGACGTGCTCAATCCCAGGAAGAGTGACCTGGAGGAGCTCTTCGGCACCTACGGCTCGGCGATGAGCGCGCGGGAGATTGACTACGACGACGTCCGGGACGACCGCGTCATCGACGCCAACCTGCTCTCCGTGCGGCTCACGTACTTCTACGAGCTGCGCATCCCCTTCGCCAACTGGCAGCTCCACAGCTTCTACCTGGGCCGCGAGTACCTGGACCAGCTCAAGGGCTTCCAGTTCGAGAACCAGCGCGTGGGGGGACAGTCCGCCACCCGGTTCCTCCAGAACCAGGGCCGGAGCAAGGACGCGGACCACGCGCGCATCGTCTCGCTGGCGCAGCTGGGCGGCACGAAGCGCCGCTATGTGATGCCGCTGGTCGCCACCTGGTCCATGCGCATGCAGTCCAACCTCTTCAACAACGACCAGACCGGCCCGGGCCGGTGCGCCGTCGACGGCTGA
- a CDS encoding response regulator, with protein MSQRPVVVLAEDDALLREMVAEAIEQEGYRVVACDNGFGALKAFFTEPRVDVLVLDWLLPDIEGQDLIRMLHAQRELSELPVVLTTGLEKELPVFEGAVCLLRKPFAADELSRILHRLTQSTPPVAPPSARSTASF; from the coding sequence ATGTCCCAACGTCCCGTCGTCGTCCTCGCCGAGGATGACGCCCTGCTTCGAGAGATGGTGGCGGAGGCCATCGAGCAGGAGGGCTACCGCGTCGTCGCGTGCGACAACGGCTTCGGTGCCCTGAAGGCCTTCTTCACCGAGCCTCGCGTGGACGTCCTCGTGCTCGACTGGCTCCTGCCCGACATCGAAGGGCAGGACCTCATCCGGATGCTGCATGCGCAGCGCGAGCTGTCGGAGCTGCCCGTGGTGCTCACCACCGGACTGGAGAAGGAGCTGCCCGTCTTCGAGGGCGCGGTGTGCCTGTTGCGCAAGCCCTTCGCCGCGGACGAGCTGTCGCGAATCCTCCACCGGCTCACCCAGTCGACCCCGCCCGTGGCCCCTCCTTCGGCCCGGAGCACCGCGTCCTTCTGA